One Dunckerocampus dactyliophorus isolate RoL2022-P2 chromosome 15, RoL_Ddac_1.1, whole genome shotgun sequence genomic window, gaccacccttgtttcctcagtttattgatccattttaatgcctggtacaactaaaggtacatttgtttggacaaatataatgaagataacaaatatagctcataagagtttaattaaagagctgatatctagcaacttccactGTTTTCTTcgtaataaccaaaatcacttaagtccttacatgaatagctattgcattgtactgccaaaaaactcTTATGAGCCAAATTTGTTGTCGTTACATTTGTCCAcacaaaggtacctttattgtatcaggcattaaaatgaacaggaaactgaagaaacaagggtgggctaataattttttccatgactgtatgacgTCTACAAAgtgacccacactaccttcgcgatcgCTGTAATGGGCACCACTgatacagcatatactgtactgtatgtctattcATACAACGTATTTGTTAACATTGTTTTTCCatagaaaaaaaacccctcattttcaaggtgtggcagcttttaatTTGGCGTGGCGGTGCGCCATTGATCAATTGCacgatgctgtgtgtgtgtgcacacgtggacTAAATGAAAATGTCCCTTAGGTTGGCAATGGTTGATCCTGACCTCCCGCCCCCAGGACCCCCTACCATGAGGAGCTTCAAGGTGAGTCAAACGTCCTATAATGTCATGTGAGCAGACATGTGACTGCTCACGCATCCATGTGCAGGACTTCCTGTTGAACATGGAGGACAGTGTTGATGAAACGGAGGCAGTCAAGCGCTACAATCAGTACAAAGTGGACTTCCGACGGCAGCAGCTGCAAGACTTCTTCATCCAGCACAAAGACCAAGAGTGGTTCCGATCAAAGTACCACCCCGATGACATCAGAACCAGCAAGGCCGAATCTCTGGCCGCGCTGAAACTGCGTCTGGGTGTCTTCCTCTTTCTGTCAGACAATAAGTGGCTGGACAGTGTCTCGCTAGACATGGAGCACGCCCCTGCCATAATCAAAGTGCTGGATGCAGgtgagcagacaggaagtggattAATGGGTGAGTCAGTCCTTATGTTGCACTCTCATCTACAGCTGTCATCAAGATGGAGGGGGGCACAGACTTGGACCTGAAGGTGCTTGAGGTGCCTTTGACCGGTGGCGAGTCATCCCAGGAGTCGGCCGCCGACGAAGTTGGTGGGGCTCAACGCCAGAAGGTGAGAACAACACAATGAGGCGAGCACAAAGCTGCGGCGCTGACTGGGTGCTAATTTGCATCTTAGAACACGGACGAAGACGCCAAACAGAACGGTGAGAAGGAACCAGGCCAAGATGAGGATGAGGCGgcagagaaagaggaggaggaggccaaGAAAGTCAGTCACTTCTGTCGTGCTACTGCTCACCTATTAAGGACAATATTAACCCCACCCACTTCCCGCAGGGCAGGAAAAGGAAGCGCAGCATGTCAGCTGACAGTGGCGAGGGATCCGCCTCTGACTCCTCCCACTCTGATGGAGAGAAGGACGAGGATGAGGAGCAAGGTAAGCATGTGTCACTCCAGTGATGTGATGCAGGTGATGACATCATCGCTGTGGATTGTTCCAGAGTCGCCGGCGAGGCCTCGGCCACTCCACCTCACCACCTCACTCTTTATAAGGAGCATCCCACCAGACGTCTGTAAGGAGGAGATCACCGCTGTGAGTCCACAAGCCCACCTCATGCAGTTGGCCCCTCCCCCTGAGGATGTCCTTACCATCTCTGTTTGTAGTTGTGTCTCAGGTACCCAGGCTTCCTGCGGGTGGCGCTGTCAGACCCTCAGCCAGagaggaggtgtgtgtgtgtcacgtcAAAGGGATTTGACCACTCAGAGTTaaaggtctgtgtgtgtgtgtctcaggtTCTTCCGTCGCTGTTGGGTGACCTTTGACCGCAGCGTCAACATTAAAGAGACCTGCTGGAACCTGCAGAACATCAGAGTAAATGCTCACACTGACACATGACTGGCGGTGACGCTGGCGATGCTCTGATGCCGTGTTTTCTCACCCCTGCAGCTCCGAGACTGCGAGCTGTCTCCCGTGGTCAACAGAGATTTGTGTCGCCGTGTTCGCAGCGTTAACGGGCTGACGCACCACAAACCTGTGGTTAGAAACGACATCCGTCTAGCAGCCAGACTCGTGCACGCGCTGGACCAGAGGGGCGAGCTATGGCAGGGACAGGTGCGACTTCCTGTTGGTCttttgtacttcctgtttgGCTTTGATCCCACATGTCGACGTGCAACAGCAGATGGAGACCAATCCCGTCCTCAACAACATCACCGACTACCTCATTGAGGAGGTCAGcgctgaggaggaggagctaaCGGGCTGCGACAGCGGCGAAGCGACCGACGCCAAAGACTCGGCCTCCTCTGAAGTCACAGTGGAGACAGATGAAAAATTGCTTGAGGTGGGAGGAGCTCTATCGCTCTTGTTTGTGCGTTTCCTTTAAATTAAAGTGTGCATGTGCAGGTCCTGGACAGACTCTTGGTCTACTTGCGTCTGGTCCACTCAGTCGACTACTACAACTTCTGTGAGTACCCTGCTGAGGACGAGATGCCTCATCGCTGTGGACTTTTCCATGTGCGAGGACCCCTACCTGTGGCCAAGATCACTTCAACTGAGGGTATGtgtatgcacgcacacacaaacctaCTTGTGTAGTTGAGCAAGAGTGCTTTGTTTTGATTGGTCAGTGAGTGAACATCAAAAGATGTGTGAGGAGCGTCTGGCTCCTCTGCTGACTCCGTCAGAAGTTCTGAGTGCAGATGATGCCGCACGCCTGGGCAAGAAAGAcccagaacaggaagtgagatCCACGCCCACCAACACCATTTGTTATCTGTCAGAGTGTGACttgattgtttgtgtgtgtaggtgGAGAAGTTCCTTTCAGCCAACACTCAGGAGCTCAGTAAAGATAAGTGGCTCTGTCCTCTGAGTGGGAAGAAGTTTAAGGTGAGTTCAGTTATGTGTAAGTGCATGTATGCTTGGCCTGACTGTTATACTATTTCCATGGTAACACTCCCATCAAGGCTCCAGAGTTTGTGCGCAAACACATCTTAAACAAACACGGTGAGAAGGTGGCTGCTGTGAGACAGGAGGTGGAGTTCTTTAACAATTACCTGATGGATGCCAAGAGACCTGCCCTCCCTGAGAACAAGCCCCTCCCGCCTCCAGCGCAAGGTATTACTTGTTGGAAAGGACTTGTGGGAAATGTAGGTACTGTACTGATTTTAGCTGCCGATGTGCTTCTAGTTCCTGCCTCTGGCTTTCCTGGTCAGTCGCCACAACAGCAAAGCCTTCTGGGATATCCACCAGGCATTAGGCCTCCCATGCCTGCCTTCCCTGGTAACATACTATCATTCTTTTCACTAAACACCTCAGGTCAGAGCACCCTCGCCTAAAGTGTCTGTGTGCACAGGTGGTCCTCATTACCCATCCAACCAGTTTGGAGCTGGCCGTGGGGCGTATGACAACTTCAGGGGTCAGTTAGGAGGAGGTGGCTTTCCAGCAAAACAACGCAACAACAGGTGGAAAACAAAGTTAACAGAGTGGACGCCTGATTTAAGTGTGTAGTATGGCTAACCttgtgtatgtatgtgcatgtatgtgcagGGGCATGCGAGGAGACCCACGCTCTATCATCGAGTACAGAGACCTGGACGCACCAGACGATCTCGACTTCTTTTAAACACAAATACTTTTTTGTATGACTTATTTGCTTTGTGTGTTTGGCAGCAGGACCAAGGttactttttaaagtgatgTCATTTATTTTGATTCACAATAAAGCTCAGTAAATACATGTGGAACCATGGTGTTCTCTTTAAGACAAGAAAGGCTGCTGGATGGGAACTATTTAAGAATGTTAAACATCATTTCTACAGCACTTCTGTTTAGGGTGACTGGTgagctttgggcgagaggcgcagTATTTATTCCCTGGACTGCATGCTGTAACATCTGAAGCTGCTCACAACAGAAAACACTGGATGGTAACTGAAAGCCCCATAAgtatatgtaacggatgccagcctgtcaGGCTGTGCaagtaaaattgcattttgtgttcagttgtgctgtcattgactaatatttgaattagtttgatgatctgaaaaatgtgtgacaaaacatgcacaaaaaaaatcaggaagggggcagcactttttcacaccactgtatatacacattttAAACCCACACACGTATTTGTGTCAACATTACTTTCGACTACACTTCGGATTGTGAGCCTGAAAGCTCCGACCACACGTATTTGTCAACATTACTTTCGACTACACTCCGGATTGTGAGCCTGAAAACTCCGACCTCTGCCTCCACCTACTTCAATGAGGCGGGGCTCAGCGAGACTGGGCGGGGCAACAAGGGTTCTGAGTCTCGCGGCTGACTTGTCCGTCACGGGAGCGCGCCCGGCAGCACTCAGGCACGCTCCCGCCGCGCGGCCACGCCACCGGCCAGCTTCCCCCTCTCTTTCCTGTTATTCCAACTCCATTTTCCCCTCTCCAAAGTCCACTTTGACCTCGCTTTACTGCTTACCACCTTCGCGCGGACGACCGAAGGACGGCTGAAGGACCGCCGAGTGTCGAGTGCTCCGAGTCCTGCGAGTCTTCCGCTCGGTCGCGGCCCGCAACTTTCCGTCTTCACTTTTCCAACGGCCGGTGACGTCAGCTGCGTCACGTCGTAAGTGAGCCAACTTTTTGTGCTTTAAAGTGTGCCTGCGCTCGCTCGCTCGGTCGTGTGAGTGCGTGTCAGGAGCGCCCCCACCCAACTTTGTGACGGTGTGTCCCGGTACCGACAGGCCTGGACCGGAAGTAGCCCACGAGCGCAGACATGGTGGTTGTGGCGTGAGACGACAGGTATAGGTGAGTTGGATGACGGCACAGACCACAGCCAAGTAGTGTTACGTTCACGTAATAGTTTCAGACGGAATAATGACGTGTGATGACTCCTCCCCCTCACGTGCTCGCTGATTAGAATCATGCCAATCTCGTGTCCCTTATCCATGACAAGCTGTTTCCAAACAAGCCTGTTGTTTGCTCACCAGGATGCACCATGCTCAAATTTGACGTGTTAAGTTGTGATGGCTTCTTCTTGCCCCTACGCAAAGGGAAAACAATTAGTAATAACTAATCTTCCCAAAACATGGAAGTGAATTCATTCTCTCAGAGACTGTTCAACATGCTAAAGTTAGCTTGTGGCTAAAGTGGTGCTCAGCAGGCATCCCAGCAATgcgtttggtgtgtgtgtgcgcgcgtgtgtatttgtgtatgtgtgtatttttagctGCATGTTGTTGTGACTGCTGTAACCCGCTGATCTTTATCTACATCTTATACATCTATAATCACACAAAGAATGTTATCAGGTGACTAGCTGTCCTGAGGCATGGGCGTTTTATGACAGCCTGTCAAGAAGATGACACCAAGCTACCAATCAGTTGGAGAGGGTGGGAGCTGCGCAGGTGTACGCTGCTGAAAACAAGTCAAGTAGTAACATGGACgttttgttgaaaatgtgtttttcagcCTGATATTTGACCTGgctctctgattggctgctCAACGGTGGGGTGGGCGGAGCCAAGAAATGGCAGGTGCATCAGTAAAGGTGGCAGTGCGAGTCCGCCCATTCAACTCCAGAGAGACAGGCCGCAATGCCAAGTGTGTCATCCAGATGCAGGGGGAAACCACCTGTAAGACACGAGCGCACCCTGGTCTTGTGACCAACTGCCAGGACAAATAACCTCTCTTTTGTGCTTTCAGGCATCATTAATCCCAAACAGCCCAAAGATGCAGCCAAGAACTTCACTTTTGACCACTCCTACTGGTCACACACAACGGTGatgtcacacatgcacacatcacAATCTGACTACTTTACTGACTCTGTGTTTCTGTTTGTGGTCAGGTGGACGACCCCACCTTTGCAGGCCAGCGTCAGGTGTACCAAGACATTGGTGAGGAGATGCTGCTGCACGCCTTTGAAGGTAAAAGCGTTGATGCTCTGACAAGGCTACGTCAAGACAATAAGCGCTCAGCGTTTTGTCTCCTGCAGGTTACAACGTGTGTATATTCGCTTACGGCCAGACAGGGGCTGGAAAGAGCTACACCATGATGGGCAAGCAGGAGGTGGGGCAGGAGGGTATCATTCCACAGGTGAGCATGTGCATCCTAGAAAGCTCTGATCAGAGCACTGATGGTGTGTCTGTCTTCAGCTATGTGAGGATTTGTTCCAGAGGACTGGGTCCAATGTGGATCCAGACCTGACCTATTCCGTGGAGGTAAGTCCTTTCCATCCTAGTTTACTAATGACAGTCAACGCTGTCTGCTGACCCCTTCTGGTTGGTCCTGCTCCAGGTGTCATACATGGAAATCTACTGTGAGCGGGTCCGGGATCTGTTGAATCCCAAGTCCCAGGGGACTCTGCGTGTGAGGGAGCATCCTATCCTGGGGCCGTATGTCGAGGACTTGTCTAAACTAGCTGTGACTGGATTCAGCGATATCCGTGACCTGATGGATGCCGGGAACAAAGCCCGGTAAGGCAtcttacacagacacacagagagCAGGATGGTGACATTCCTGGAAAGGTTGTGATCGATTGCTTGTCTGATTTGACCTCACAGGACAGTTGCAGCCACAAACATGAATGAGACGTCGTCCCGATCCCATGCAGTCTTCACCATTGTCTTCAGCCAGCGGCGCAGAGATCACATGACCCAACTAGACACAGAGAAGGTGATCGCACAAGTGACCGTTGACAATGGACACACTTGAACCTGAAGTGTTTTCTCAGGTCAGTAAGATTAGTCTAGTGGACCTGGCAGGAAGTGAACGCGCCGACTCATCGGGGGCGAAGGGCACCCGGCtaaaggtcagaggtcacagaTTTTTCTTGTATTTGACATCTGGAAGGTGAATGTGACGTTTGCATACAGGAAGGAGCCAACATCAACAAATCTTTGACAACGCTGGGAAAGGTCATTTCCGCCCTGGCTGACATGGTACTGACttacttaaaaatgtgttgatTGTTGTTGTCTTTCAAGGTGACCttctcttcctcgtcttcctgcagcaaagcagcaaaaagaggaaaagtgATTTCATTCCCTACAGAGACTCTGTTCTGACATGGCTTCTCAAGGAGAACCTGGGTGAGGAACCTGGAGAAACGTGATAAGAGAGACCCAGAGCAGACTTGATGGCAGAATTCCACATTTGTTGTAGGGGGGAACTCTCGCACGGCCATGATTGCTGCTCTCAGTCCTGCTGACATTAACTATGAAGAAACGCTCAGCACCTTGAGGTTAGATGTCAACCACCTCCCACTTTCCCTCTGCGCCTCATCTGACTGATCTACTTTCATCCCTCAATGGTCCAGATACGCTGACCGAGCCAAACAGATCCGCTGTAACGCCATCATCAACGAAGACCCCAACGCAAAACTGATCCGAGAACTGAAAGGAGAAGTGGAGAGACTCCGTAACCTTCTCTTTGCTCAGGGTCTACATGAGCTAATCCACAACCACGGTACACAAAATCACATGCTGCTGCATACATTTTATGTAtacattaggggtgtcccgGTCCGATATTGATATCTGATATCAGACCGATCCAATTATaccggcctgcatctaaaatctctgatattgccactgcgatacaagcagtcgattccagacagCGATTCctcagcacttctatccagcagtggccggatagagcccacgtgatcacaacaatgTGTGCTAACAAAGTAGGAAGGAGTATGAGTGATGTCAGCCATgtggtatttttctttttaagtctgaagaagacgttgcagctgagcacaacacttgtcatgcacaagtttcccgtggtggtacagaactggggaagtttaatgCAACCAACCTCATTGTGCATTTGAAGCAGAATCACTCCCATGGGATGACAAGAAGTAATTAACTATAAtgactaataatgttaactaTTATGTttaatggaatgattttatgaagtgatttcctattattttctgtaaagcagtttgaattaccttgtgtatgaattgtgctctataaataaactaaGCCTTGCCTAGTTGCTTAATTGAGCGCCTAAAACCCTGTgatattatgcctagctgccactacattgttgctaaaactataccccagttgcataaagaagtaaatggatcactttttcctcatacccTGTTGCTGACtgttctgtttgagtaatatcacttcatACAgacttttctaacattccacaatACAAAATAAGTGATAAAACTaagtatgatttgtgctgatattggatcaatattcaaggctgcaacaTCTGTATCATACCGGGAGTGAAACCCTAACAGGACACCCCTAATACACAATAATACTGTTCGCAAAAATATTGTGTGTGCTGTGTATACATGCGTGTAGGGCAGAATGTGGTACAGTACACATGTGCATCTAGATcacaggttttctgtgtggCTGGCATGTGTGGTATGTTCACAGGCGGGTATttccagctgtgtgtgtgtgcgtgtgtgttcaaaACGAAACATGACCTTCTCTCTTTGTGGCAGCCAACAACAATGGCTCCTCCCTAGAGGGCGTGTCCTCACCGCTGACCATCACAGCCAATGGGATCACTGATCAGAAAGACTCCGTCTCTTCAGGTGTGTTTTAACTTGTCATTCATCTCTGACCTTTCACTGGAAAGTCATACAACACTCCGACCTCTTCTCTTGGCCCAGATGAGTCAGCAGCTGTCaatcatcttcctgctggagagGAGGTCGTTGCCACGGAGACCATTAGTAAAGAGGAGGCAGCCGAGAGATTGCTggtataatgatgatgatattgatgtcacagcagacatgttctctcaagtgtgtgtgtgtgtgtgtgtgtgtgtgtgtgtgtgtataaatgtgTACTTGTGTATCAGGAGACAGAGAAGATCATGGCCGAGCTCAATGAAACTTGGGAGGAAAAGTTACGGAAGACGGAATCCATTCGTTTGGAGAGGTAAGTCAAGCTCTTTCATTCTCTTATTCTTCTTCTCGAATGTGTCAAAATATGTGTGTCACAGGGAGGCGCTTTTGGCGGAGATGGGCGTGTCTATTAAAGAAGATGGAGGGACTCTGGGTGTCTTCTCTCCTAAAGGAGTGAGTCTTGTGTGACCAGACaagttattctttgtttgtctCCTCAGTCACTGCTAGTGGGCAGTCACAAGACCAaggcttttgtttttgtcatcatggtatgtctgtatgtgtgtgcgtgcagacACCTCACCTGGTCAACCTGAATGAGGACCCTCTCATGTCTGAGTGTCTCCTGTACTACATCAAAGAAGGACTCACCAGGTAGGACACAGACTTCTTTTTCTTCATGTGTACCTAAAAGAAGAGAAGAcaattaatgtgtgtgtgtgtgtgtctgtcagggTGGGACAGCTGGATGTGGACATCAAGCTATCTGGTCACTTCATCAAGGAGATccactgtgtgtttgtgagtgaaACAAACGAGCAAGGAGAAGGTGAGTGTGCACACCCTTTGCTGGTGACTTtttgtgcgcgtgcgtgcgtgtgtgtgagtgaccttctctttctgtgtgtgtgtgtgtctaaaagCTGCCGGGAAGTGTGTCAGGTATCGTTACAAGCTTGTGACCTCCAGCTGTTCACTGTGTCACATGACTTGTGTGTGAGTGAAGCATGTCAACGTGTCTTTGCAGTGGTGGTCACTCTGGAGCCGCTGGTCGGGGCGGAGACTTACGTCAACGGGAAGCAGATCACTGAGGCGGTCGTCCTCAAACAAGGTGAGCCTCAAACATGGCGGTAGTAGTATGATGATGACCACTGGATGCAAATCTCAGCTTGTTTACATCCTGGTTGCTAGGTAACCGCATTGTGATGGGGAAGAATCATGTCTTCCGCTTCAACCACCCGGAGCAAGCACGGCTAGAG contains:
- the LOC129167972 gene encoding serrate RNA effector molecule homolog isoform X2, whose product is MGDSDDEFDRRRRDKFRRERSDMERSREREERRRDDWPDRDWERGRERRRDYDRARRDRFSPPRHVSPQHKRMRRDWDDHRGEPYRFERPYGGGGALFPGVGPQGWPPDLPHLHPHHGGHLLQVQGRLAMVDPDLPPPGPPTMRSFKDFLLNMEDSVDETEAVKRYNQYKVDFRRQQLQDFFIQHKDQEWFRSKYHPDDIRTSKAESLAALKLRLGVFLFLSDNKWLDSVSLDMEHAPAIIKVLDAAVIKMEGGTDLDLKVLEVPLTGGESSQESAADEVGGAQRQKNTDEDAKQNGEKEPGQDEDEAAEKEEEEAKKGRKRKRSMSADSGEGSASDSSHSDGEKDEDEEQESPARPRPLHLTTSLFIRSIPPDVCKEEITALCLRYPGFLRVALSDPQPERRFFRRCWVTFDRSVNIKETCWNLQNIRLRDCELSPVVNRDLCRRVRSVNGLTHHKPVVRNDIRLAARLVHALDQRGELWQGQMETNPVLNNITDYLIEEVSAEEEELTGCDSGEATDAKDSASSEVTVETDEKLLEVLDRLLVYLRLVHSVDYYNFCEYPAEDEMPHRCGLFHVRGPLPVAKITSTEVSEHQKMCEERLAPLLTPSEVLSADDAARLGKKDPEQEVEKFLSANTQELSKDKWLCPLSGKKFKAPEFVRKHILNKHGEKVAAVRQEVEFFNNYLMDAKRPALPENKPLPPPAQVPASGFPGQSPQQQSLLGYPPGIRPPMPAFPGGPHYPSNQFGAGRGAYDNFRGQLGGGGFPAKQRNNRGMRGDPRSIIEYRDLDAPDDLDFF
- the LOC129167972 gene encoding serrate RNA effector molecule homolog isoform X1, which codes for MGDSDDEFDRRRRDKFRRERSDMERSREREERRRDDWPDRDWERGRERRRDYDRARRDRFSPPRHVSPQHKRMRRDWDDHRGEPYRFERPYGGGGALFPGVGPQGWPPDLPHLHPHHGGHLLQVQGRLAMVDPDLPPPGPPTMRSFKDFLLNMEDSVDETEAVKRYNQYKVDFRRQQLQDFFIQHKDQEWFRSKYHPDDIRTSKAESLAALKLRLGVFLFLSDNKWLDSVSLDMEHAPAIIKVLDAAVIKMEGGTDLDLKVLEVPLTGGESSQESAADEVGGAQRQKNTDEDAKQNGEKEPGQDEDEAAEKEEEEAKKGRKRKRSMSADSGEGSASDSSHSDGEKDEDEEQESPARPRPLHLTTSLFIRSIPPDVCKEEITALCLRYPGFLRVALSDPQPERRFFRRCWVTFDRSVNIKETCWNLQNIRLRDCELSPVVNRDLCRRVRSVNGLTHHKPVVRNDIRLAARLVHALDQRGELWQGQQMETNPVLNNITDYLIEEVSAEEEELTGCDSGEATDAKDSASSEVTVETDEKLLEVLDRLLVYLRLVHSVDYYNFCEYPAEDEMPHRCGLFHVRGPLPVAKITSTEVSEHQKMCEERLAPLLTPSEVLSADDAARLGKKDPEQEVEKFLSANTQELSKDKWLCPLSGKKFKAPEFVRKHILNKHGEKVAAVRQEVEFFNNYLMDAKRPALPENKPLPPPAQVPASGFPGQSPQQQSLLGYPPGIRPPMPAFPGGPHYPSNQFGAGRGAYDNFRGQLGGGGFPAKQRNNRGMRGDPRSIIEYRDLDAPDDLDFF
- the si:ch73-375g18.1 gene encoding LOW QUALITY PROTEIN: kinesin-like protein KIF1C (The sequence of the model RefSeq protein was modified relative to this genomic sequence to represent the inferred CDS: deleted 2 bases in 1 codon; substituted 1 base at 1 genomic stop codon) encodes the protein MAGASVKVAVRVRPFNSRETGRNAKCVIQMQGETTCIINPKQPKDAAKNFTFDHSYWSHTTVDDPTFAGQRQVYQDIGEEMLLHAFEGYNVCIFAYGQTGAGKSYTMMGKQEVGQEGIIPQLCEDLFQRTGSNVDPDLTYSVEVSYMEIYCERVRDLLNPKSQGTLRVREHPILGPYVEDLSKLAVTGFSDIRDLMDAGNKARTVAATNMNETSSRSHAVFTIVFSQRRRDHMTQLDTEKVSKISLVDLAGSERADSSGAKGTRLKEGANINKSLTTLGKVISALADMVLTYLKMCXLVVFQGDLLFLVFLQQSSKKRKSDFIPYRDSVLTWLLKENLGGNSRTAMIAALSPADINYEETLSTLRYADRAKQIRCNAIINEDPNAKLIRELKGEVERLRNLLFAQGLHELIHNHANNNGSSLEGVSSPLTITANGITDQKDSVSSDESAAVNHLPAGEEVVATETISKEEAAERLLETEKIMAELNETWEEKLRKTESIRLEREALLAEMGVSIKEDGGTLGVFSPKGTPHLVNLNEDPLMSECLLYYIKEGLTRVGQLDVDIKLSGHFIKEIHCVFVSETNEQGEVVVTLEPLVGAETYVNGKQITEAVVLKQGNRIVMGKNHVFRFNHPEQARLERERSAPVDQQGEPEDWNYAQKELLEKQGIDIKLEMEKRLQDMETLYRKEKEEADLLLEQQRLYADSDSGDDSDKRSCEESWRLISSLREKLPANKVQSIVKRCGLPSSGKRREPQRVYQIPQRRRISKDPKRVTMEDLRLQAVKEICYEVALGDFRHSRQEIEALSIVKMKELCRMYAKKDANEKDSWKAVAQDVCDTVGIGEERSPPPEEGGVGGVAGEGGGDKGKVYDLKAHIDKLTDILEEVKLQNNMKDEEIKALRDRMIKMESVIPVQEDEVDNEEGGEAPHRDQDADLPETRVQRLMDEDPAFRRGRLRWLKQEQQRILNLQQQNISKKLRGLNQSQNQGQSPPTMPVHLPGTGRFIPPQECKLKFPFKSNPAHRLSWGPANAALQALGLVERGGTEGVEEEKSSKSPPPPSQLTLPFQVPPPRIRTPSPHRAWQQRNQSNQGGVHQQRRYRRNSFDSSTPGNSNYSNDQHHRGGGHQGRPSQRRGVSPGPGGERVGGRDRDAGFYFNHHHHHLHHPYYSSHNAPFQPAPFPNYHSLPRGAGPPPPAEIILGLGPPLSGWGFTAPPPRMRRQFSEPDLKNQEAPNNL